The Alteripontixanthobacter sp. genome has a window encoding:
- a CDS encoding DUF202 domain-containing protein: protein MGDHNDKSSNELAEDRTEWAEDRTEWAEDRTVQATERTYAGWLRTAFAAIGIGLGFRALFGDFDPPWLAKAIATGFILIGAVVAWSAQHNACGTLSRLNPHDIKAPKTLHMRWLSYLVAGAALVLVVALWWLRKADV from the coding sequence ATGGGCGATCACAACGACAAAAGCTCCAACGAGCTGGCCGAAGACCGGACCGAATGGGCGGAAGACCGCACCGAATGGGCCGAAGACAGGACCGTCCAGGCGACCGAGCGAACCTATGCCGGCTGGCTGAGAACAGCCTTCGCCGCAATTGGTATCGGTCTGGGCTTCCGCGCATTGTTCGGCGATTTCGACCCGCCATGGCTGGCCAAGGCAATCGCCACAGGGTTCATCCTTATCGGTGCCGTGGTTGCGTGGAGCGCCCAGCACAATGCCTGCGGCACGCTGAGCAGGCTCAACCCGCATGACATCAAGGCGCCCAAGACCCTGCACATGCGCTGGCTCAGCTATCTCGTGGCGGGAGCTGCACTGGTCCTCGTGGTGGCATTGTGGTGGCTGCGCAAGGCCGACGTCTGA